Proteins encoded in a region of the Inquilinus sp. KBS0705 genome:
- a CDS encoding TonB-dependent receptor yields the protein MLFLTGGCVFHLVFSMVCYDALFALFFTRIPNHNMKKSYFKTLAGIILLPLTVNTALAQDSTRTLNDVVITATRSPKKLRDIGRVVTVISAEQINRSQGKSLPQLLNTVPGITFSGVNNAPGISTSVYLRGASNGNTLILVDGFPVNNASSIDGSYDLNAFPLDQIERIEILKGSGSTLYGSDAVAGVINIITKHAKQQGLNGYAQFVGGSYSTFKESAGLAGRINKTAIALNLSNTDSRGFAAATDTLGTSNFKRNGFHQRSLSFNIDQQLSDKFTVGGNLQTSYNYGSLPYGAYTNDVNNDYKNTFLYGGLNAKLILPKGALNFNLSQNTVWNKFNNQIPDNDSTHQVTNNIGRITNAEAVLNYNLGKYFDITSGASFKNSNTSQYSLYESAGYHPGPSRIGDDTAHNSIASAYTSLFFKSDIFHMELGGRFNHHSRYGDNFTYTINPSVILAKQFKVFGTIASAFKAPSLYQLTSEYGNANLKPETTTSYEAGFNWQIIDNALSFNTVFYKRNTKDVIYFFSQSVPPYSSYYQNGRFQKDRGFESELTYQANNLSASAWFAYVTGKQTDENGIQTENLYRRPKTTFGADVNYQFSNRFAVSVNYKYTGNRPDQNFATYPATIVTLKHYNLVDVHLQFKALSQLTLFADVKNLTDAKYIDWLGYNTMGINFMAGAKYSFK from the coding sequence ATGCTCTTCTTAACAGGTGGCTGCGTTTTTCATTTGGTATTTTCCATGGTGTGCTATGATGCTTTGTTTGCATTATTTTTTACACGAATACCAAATCACAACATGAAAAAAAGTTACTTTAAAACCCTCGCAGGCATCATTTTACTCCCCTTAACTGTTAATACCGCTTTAGCGCAGGATAGTACCCGCACCCTTAACGATGTAGTTATAACCGCTACACGGTCGCCCAAAAAACTGAGGGATATTGGCCGCGTGGTAACCGTTATATCTGCCGAGCAGATCAACCGTTCGCAAGGCAAATCCTTACCTCAATTATTAAACACCGTACCGGGTATTACATTTTCGGGTGTAAACAATGCGCCGGGCATCAGTACATCGGTATATCTGCGTGGTGCGTCAAACGGCAATACGCTTATTTTGGTTGATGGTTTCCCGGTAAACAACGCCTCATCAATTGATGGCAGTTACGACCTGAATGCATTCCCTTTAGACCAAATAGAGCGCATAGAGATACTAAAAGGCAGCGGATCTACCCTATATGGCTCGGATGCAGTGGCAGGAGTTATCAATATCATCACCAAACACGCCAAACAACAGGGGTTAAACGGCTACGCGCAATTTGTGGGCGGCAGTTACAGCACTTTTAAAGAATCGGCAGGGTTGGCAGGCCGCATTAATAAAACAGCCATCGCCCTAAACCTGTCTAATACCGATTCAAGGGGGTTTGCAGCAGCTACCGATACATTGGGCACAAGCAATTTTAAGCGCAACGGCTTTCACCAACGTTCGTTAAGTTTTAATATAGACCAGCAGTTGAGCGATAAATTCACCGTTGGCGGTAATTTACAAACCAGCTACAACTATGGCAGCCTGCCATACGGTGCTTATACCAACGATGTTAACAACGATTACAAAAACACCTTTTTGTATGGTGGCTTAAACGCAAAGTTAATACTGCCTAAAGGCGCTTTAAACTTTAATCTGTCGCAAAACACCGTATGGAACAAGTTTAACAACCAAATACCCGATAACGACTCGACCCACCAGGTAACCAACAACATTGGCCGTATAACCAACGCCGAAGCAGTTTTAAACTACAACCTGGGCAAATATTTTGATATAACCAGCGGTGCATCGTTTAAAAACAGCAATACCAGCCAATACAGTTTGTACGAGTCGGCAGGGTACCATCCGGGCCCGTCGCGCATTGGCGATGATACCGCGCATAATAGCATTGCCAGCGCCTATACTTCTTTATTCTTTAAAAGCGATATATTCCATATGGAGTTGGGTGGCCGTTTTAACCACCACAGCCGTTACGGCGATAATTTTACCTATACCATAAACCCATCGGTTATACTGGCTAAGCAGTTTAAAGTGTTTGGCACCATTGCATCGGCATTTAAAGCCCCATCGCTTTACCAGCTAACATCCGAGTATGGCAACGCCAATTTAAAACCGGAGACCACCACATCATACGAAGCAGGCTTTAACTGGCAGATCATAGATAATGCCCTATCGTTTAACACGGTATTTTACAAACGCAATACTAAAGATGTGATCTACTTTTTCTCCCAATCGGTGCCGCCGTACAGCTCATATTACCAAAATGGCCGTTTTCAAAAAGATAGGGGTTTTGAAAGTGAATTAACTTACCAGGCAAATAACCTTAGCGCATCGGCATGGTTTGCGTATGTAACCGGCAAACAAACAGATGAGAATGGTATACAAACCGAAAACCTGTACCGCAGGCCCAAAACTACCTTTGGTGCTGATGTGAACTACCAGTTTAGCAACCGTTTTGCAGTAAGTGTAAACTATAAATATACCGGTAACCGCCCCGATCAAAATTTTGCTACCTACCCGGCAACCATAGTAACACTTAAACACTATAACCTGGTAGATGTGCATTTACAGTTTAAAGCGCTTAGCCAGCTTACCCTATTTGCCGATGTAAAAAACCTTACCGACGCCAAATACATCGATTGGTTGGGCTACAATACCATGGGCATAAACTTTATGGCCGGGGCCAAGTATAGTTTTAAATAG
- a CDS encoding GAF domain-containing protein, translating to MAEDLHIIASTSKEEQYKSLIPQIEALLYGETDLVANMANICAALKEQFKWFWVGFYLVKQGELVLGPFQGPVACTRIGKGKGVCGTSWANAETLIVPDVEEFPGHIACSSLSRSEIVLPLYANGEVVGVLDVDSADLNEFDETDAQYLAQIVKLIDFNA from the coding sequence ATGGCAGAAGACTTACATATCATCGCATCAACAAGTAAAGAAGAGCAGTACAAATCGCTTATCCCGCAAATAGAGGCACTGCTTTACGGCGAAACCGACCTGGTGGCCAACATGGCTAACATTTGCGCTGCCTTAAAAGAGCAGTTTAAATGGTTTTGGGTAGGTTTTTACCTTGTGAAACAAGGCGAATTGGTATTAGGGCCTTTCCAGGGGCCGGTTGCCTGTACACGCATAGGTAAGGGTAAAGGTGTTTGCGGTACCTCATGGGCCAATGCCGAAACTTTGATAGTACCGGATGTGGAGGAATTTCCGGGCCATATAGCCTGCAGTTCCTTATCACGATCAGAAATTGTGCTGCCCTTATATGCCAATGGCGAAGTAGTTGGCGTGCTGGATGTTGATAGCGCCGACCTAAACGAATTTGACGAAACTGATGCCCAATACCTCGCACAGATCGTAAAACTAATAGACTTTAATGCGTAA
- a CDS encoding serine hydrolase, whose protein sequence is MKLIVSLALLFFADRAFAQQPDTLLLKNMLQAHPELFSGILNHPTQNEVQILYTQIDRDKNNVPHFRSYSYRLNPKHYFYPASTVKLPTAIFALEKLNELKLKGLSKDVNMLTDSAFNGQTKVTTDTSAANGYPSIANYIKKILLVSDNDAYNRLYEFVGRQQINQKLKKYGLYHTRIIGRLAIGDGGEAAGHTNPIDFYKGDKLIYHQPALYDAATYPMQLDNMIQGKAYLDKDDKLVNAPFDFSEKNVYTIADQQLVLKRLLFPEAYTKAQRFNLTAADYRSIYRYISMFPTESSKPTYNRPEYYPAFCKFLFYGADSTAAINPDIRIFNKPGDSYGYDIDNAYIVDFKNKVEFMVTAVVQSNEDGIYNDNKYEYATVCLPFLKNIGQLLYQYELRRPKKHLPVLTKFKFNYSSRK, encoded by the coding sequence ATGAAACTGATAGTTAGCCTGGCCCTTTTATTTTTCGCGGATCGCGCTTTTGCCCAACAACCCGATACTCTGCTCCTAAAAAACATGCTGCAGGCGCACCCCGAATTGTTTAGCGGCATACTTAACCATCCTACCCAAAACGAGGTGCAGATATTATATACGCAGATAGATCGCGACAAAAATAACGTGCCGCATTTCCGGTCGTACAGTTACCGTTTAAACCCCAAACACTACTTTTACCCCGCCAGTACGGTAAAGCTGCCCACCGCTATTTTTGCTTTAGAGAAGTTGAATGAACTTAAATTAAAAGGTTTAAGTAAGGATGTTAATATGTTAACAGACAGTGCTTTTAACGGACAAACTAAAGTAACTACAGATACCTCTGCGGCCAATGGCTATCCATCAATAGCCAACTATATAAAGAAGATATTACTGGTAAGCGATAACGATGCTTACAACCGGCTGTACGAGTTTGTTGGTCGGCAACAGATCAACCAAAAGCTTAAAAAGTATGGTTTGTACCATACCCGCATTATTGGCCGCCTGGCTATTGGCGATGGCGGCGAAGCAGCCGGGCATACCAACCCAATTGACTTTTATAAGGGCGATAAACTAATTTACCACCAACCCGCCTTATACGATGCGGCTACCTACCCTATGCAGTTAGATAATATGATACAGGGTAAAGCCTATTTGGATAAAGATGATAAGTTGGTAAACGCCCCCTTTGATTTTAGCGAGAAGAATGTTTATACCATTGCCGACCAGCAATTGGTTTTAAAACGGCTGCTTTTTCCGGAGGCCTACACTAAAGCACAACGTTTTAACCTTACAGCGGCCGATTATCGCTCTATATACCGTTATATAAGCATGTTCCCTACCGAGAGCAGCAAACCCACTTATAACCGCCCCGAATATTACCCGGCCTTTTGCAAATTCCTGTTTTACGGTGCCGATAGCACAGCGGCTATCAACCCGGATATCAGGATATTTAACAAACCCGGCGATTCGTATGGTTACGACATTGACAACGCCTACATCGTAGATTTTAAAAATAAGGTAGAGTTTATGGTAACAGCCGTTGTACAATCAAACGAAGATGGTATTTACAACGATAACAAATACGAGTACGCCACCGTATGCCTTCCCTTTCTTAAAAACATTGGGCAGTTGCTTTACCAGTACGAATTAAGGCGCCCCAAAAAGCACCTGCCAGTTTTAACTAAATTTAAATTTAATTATTCTTCGCGAAAATAA
- a CDS encoding DUF3291 domain-containing protein — protein sequence MIVSLTIIRYRKAFVPFALLAMALHRLPMWLQDGCAFWKLLGSGRNGTFDLQPDWQQWGLMAAWEDREAYDRFAKTSFVSKWWKALGAEQWTVLCQPLQSHGKWDGKEPFGNTNTPIGDGPVAVLTRATIRFTRLKNFWAHVDEVANLMTGAPGYITSFGIGEAPVYRQATFSIWESMEQMKAFAYGSKTHAEVIKKTRSEDWYSEELFARFKILESVGTLNGTDPLAGVIK from the coding sequence ATGATCGTTAGCCTCACTATTATACGTTACCGCAAAGCATTTGTGCCATTTGCGCTGCTGGCTATGGCCTTGCACCGCCTGCCCATGTGGCTGCAGGATGGCTGTGCCTTTTGGAAGCTATTAGGCAGCGGACGTAACGGTACTTTCGATTTGCAGCCCGACTGGCAGCAATGGGGCCTAATGGCTGCCTGGGAAGACCGCGAAGCTTACGACCGCTTTGCCAAAACATCGTTTGTAAGCAAATGGTGGAAAGCTTTAGGCGCCGAGCAATGGACGGTTTTATGCCAACCGCTGCAAAGCCACGGCAAATGGGATGGCAAGGAACCCTTTGGCAATACAAACACTCCTATTGGCGATGGCCCTGTAGCGGTACTTACCCGCGCTACTATACGCTTTACCCGTTTAAAAAACTTTTGGGCACATGTTGATGAGGTAGCTAACCTGATGACCGGCGCGCCTGGTTACATTACCTCTTTTGGTATAGGCGAAGCACCGGTTTATCGGCAGGCTACTTTTTCGATATGGGAAAGTATGGAGCAAATGAAGGCTTTTGCCTACGGGAGTAAAACTCATGCCGAAGTGATCAAAAAAACAAGAAGCGAGGACTGGTATAGCGAGGAACTTTTCGCTCGGTTTAAGATATTGGAAAGTGTAGGAACACTAAACGGAACGGATCCTTTAGCAGGGGTCATCAAATAA
- a CDS encoding NAD-dependent deacylase, whose protein sequence is MKNIVILTGAGISAESGLKTFRDSDGLWEGYDIQEVATPEAWERNPALVQEFYNARRKSVLEASPNAAHYALAKLEEKYKVTIITQNIDDLHERAGSTNVVHLHGIITRSQSSIKANLTYPIDGWELKMGETCELGSQLRAHVVWFGEAVPMIETAARICTGAELFILVGTSLAVYPAAGLVNYVPRDVTKYIIDPNIPTIQNNRIVEMPYPATIGVPMLVDELMENSK, encoded by the coding sequence ATGAAGAACATAGTAATACTCACCGGAGCCGGAATAAGCGCTGAGAGCGGCTTAAAAACCTTTAGAGACAGCGACGGACTGTGGGAGGGGTACGACATACAAGAAGTAGCCACACCCGAAGCCTGGGAGCGTAACCCGGCCCTGGTGCAGGAGTTTTACAACGCCCGCCGTAAATCGGTTTTAGAGGCAAGCCCCAATGCGGCACATTATGCCCTTGCTAAACTGGAGGAGAAATATAAGGTAACCATTATCACCCAAAATATAGACGACCTGCACGAAAGGGCGGGATCAACCAACGTGGTGCATTTACACGGCATCATTACCCGGTCGCAATCAAGCATCAAAGCCAACCTTACTTACCCTATAGATGGATGGGAACTAAAGATGGGGGAGACCTGCGAATTAGGTTCGCAGCTGCGGGCACATGTGGTATGGTTTGGCGAGGCGGTGCCCATGATAGAAACCGCCGCGCGGATATGCACAGGAGCTGAGCTTTTTATTTTAGTGGGCACATCGCTGGCCGTGTACCCAGCCGCCGGGTTAGTGAACTATGTACCCCGGGATGTAACCAAATACATTATTGACCCTAACATACCCACCATACAAAATAACCGCATAGTTGAGATGCCGTACCCCGCCACGATAGGGGTGCCCATGCTGGTAGATGAATTGATGGAAAACAGCAAATAG